The Vibrio pomeroyi genome window below encodes:
- the epmA gene encoding elongation factor P--(R)-beta-lysine ligase — MHSTWQPAATIKQLKQRADILNQIRQFFAERDVMEVDTPAMSHATVTDVHLHTFKTEFVGPGYAQGQPLFFMTSPEFHMKRLLAAGSGCIYQICKSFRNEENGRYHNPEFTMLEWYRVGFDHHDLMDEMDRLLQQILKSGEAERMTYQQAFIDVLGVCPLEDSMDALKQAAAKLGLSDIADPEEDRDTLLQLLFSVGVEEKIGQSVPSFVYDFPASQAALAKINPSDSRVADRFEVYFKGIELANGFHELDKPQEQLKRFEDDNAKRIEMGLSPQPIDHHLIEALKAGLPDCAGVALGIDRLIMLALGYDHIDGVTAFPFPRS; from the coding sequence ATGCACTCAACATGGCAACCTGCCGCAACCATTAAGCAGTTAAAGCAACGTGCTGATATCCTTAATCAAATCCGCCAGTTTTTTGCAGAGCGAGACGTGATGGAGGTCGATACGCCAGCCATGAGTCACGCCACGGTGACGGATGTGCATTTACATACCTTCAAAACTGAATTCGTCGGTCCGGGTTATGCGCAAGGCCAACCCCTGTTCTTTATGACAAGTCCTGAATTTCATATGAAGCGCTTGTTGGCAGCAGGAAGTGGCTGTATTTACCAAATTTGTAAGTCGTTTCGTAACGAAGAGAACGGCCGTTACCACAACCCTGAGTTCACCATGTTGGAGTGGTACCGTGTTGGTTTTGATCATCATGACCTGATGGATGAAATGGATCGGCTATTACAACAAATCTTAAAGTCAGGTGAGGCAGAACGCATGACTTACCAACAAGCCTTTATTGACGTGTTGGGTGTGTGTCCGCTTGAAGATTCGATGGATGCCCTAAAACAAGCGGCAGCGAAGCTTGGGTTAAGTGATATTGCCGATCCTGAAGAGGACCGCGACACCTTACTGCAACTGCTGTTCAGCGTGGGTGTCGAAGAAAAGATTGGCCAATCAGTGCCTTCATTTGTTTATGATTTCCCAGCTTCACAAGCGGCATTAGCTAAGATTAATCCGAGTGATTCGCGAGTGGCTGACCGCTTTGAGGTGTACTTCAAAGGTATCGAGCTGGCAAACGGGTTTCATGAGCTAGATAAGCCACAAGAGCAGCTTAAGCGTTTTGAAGACGACAATGCCAAGCGTATTGAGATGGGTTTGTCGCCTCAACCTATTGATCATCATTTGATTGAGGCGCTAAAAGCAGGCTTACCAGACTGTGCGGGTGTTGCATTGGGTATCGACAGGCTAATCATGCTGGCTTTGGGTTACGACCATATCGATGGCGTAACCGCTTTCCCGTTCCCACGTTCTTGA
- a CDS encoding succinate dehydrogenase/fumarate reductase iron-sulfur subunit: MSANRIQKVDILRYDPEKDAEPYMQTFEVPFDETMSVLDAIGYIKDHQDKDLSYRWSCRMAICGSCGIMVDGVPKLACKSFLRDYPNGLTIEPLANFPIEKDLIVDMTPFIERLEAIKPYIIGNDRKPEDGTNIQTPEQMAKYKQFAGCINCGLCYAACPQFGLNPEFIGPAALTLAHRYNLDSRDNGKAERMKLINGENGAWGCTFVGYCSEVCPKKVDPAAAVNQGKVESSMDFVISMFKPDGSQVKTAEEA; the protein is encoded by the coding sequence ATGTCAGCGAACCGTATCCAAAAAGTAGACATTCTGCGCTACGACCCAGAGAAAGATGCAGAACCTTACATGCAGACTTTCGAAGTCCCATTCGATGAAACCATGTCAGTACTTGATGCGATTGGTTACATCAAAGATCACCAAGACAAAGACCTTTCATACCGTTGGTCTTGTCGTATGGCGATCTGTGGCTCTTGCGGCATCATGGTTGATGGCGTGCCTAAGTTAGCGTGTAAGAGCTTCTTACGTGACTACCCGAACGGTCTAACTATCGAGCCGCTTGCAAACTTCCCAATCGAGAAAGATTTGATTGTCGACATGACGCCGTTCATCGAGCGCCTTGAAGCGATTAAGCCTTACATCATTGGTAACGACCGTAAGCCTGAAGACGGCACTAACATTCAGACTCCAGAGCAAATGGCGAAGTACAAACAGTTCGCTGGCTGCATCAACTGCGGTCTTTGTTACGCAGCGTGTCCTCAATTCGGTCTGAACCCTGAGTTCATCGGACCTGCGGCTCTTACTCTTGCTCACCGTTACAACCTAGATAGCCGTGACAACGGTAAAGCTGAACGTATGAAGCTTATCAACGGTGAAAACGGCGCTTGGGGCTGTACGTTCGTTGGTTACTGTTCTGAAGTATGTCCGAAGAAAGTAGACCCAGCAGCGGCAGTGAACCAAGGTAAAGTTGAGTCTTCAATGGACTTCGTTATCTCGATGTTCAAGCCAGACGGGTCGCAAGTAAAAACAGCAGAGGAGGCATAA
- a CDS encoding DMT family transporter — protein sequence MGFEWLALAAAFLWAIASLMSVKPAQHLGSFAYSRWRMGCTAVILSSMAWFTGGWSTVEADLVTPMMLSGLIGIFIGDTALFACLNRMGPRQAGLLFSCHAMFSALLGYFLFSESMTSGELIGSALVFSGVLTAIFFGRRGQANNQLETIKGTVWIGVALGITAAICQALGGIIAKPVMQTSIDPVAASAIRMITAFVAHSAFRLTGAKLSRALNPMNGQIFAITAVNGFLAMAVGMTLILYALQEGNVGMVALLSSTTPIMLLPILWFYTKQRPNAYAWIGAIVAVVGTGILVS from the coding sequence ATGGGATTCGAATGGTTAGCTCTTGCTGCCGCTTTTCTTTGGGCCATTGCGAGCCTAATGTCAGTGAAGCCTGCTCAACACTTAGGTTCTTTCGCCTATAGCCGCTGGCGCATGGGCTGCACTGCGGTCATCTTATCAAGCATGGCTTGGTTTACTGGTGGCTGGTCAACTGTCGAAGCAGATTTAGTCACACCGATGATGCTGTCTGGCCTGATTGGTATCTTCATTGGTGATACTGCCCTATTTGCCTGTCTGAACCGCATGGGGCCGCGCCAAGCTGGTTTGCTGTTCTCTTGCCACGCCATGTTCTCGGCGCTCCTCGGGTACTTCCTGTTTAGCGAAAGTATGACCTCTGGCGAGCTAATTGGCTCAGCGTTAGTGTTTAGCGGAGTGTTAACCGCGATCTTCTTTGGTCGTCGCGGACAAGCCAACAACCAACTTGAAACCATCAAAGGCACAGTTTGGATTGGCGTCGCTCTCGGAATCACAGCGGCTATCTGCCAAGCATTGGGCGGTATTATTGCCAAACCCGTAATGCAAACCAGCATCGACCCAGTTGCCGCCTCTGCTATTCGAATGATCACCGCCTTTGTCGCCCACTCCGCATTTCGTTTAACGGGTGCTAAGCTTTCACGCGCACTGAATCCGATGAATGGTCAAATATTCGCGATTACCGCAGTGAACGGTTTTCTCGCGATGGCAGTGGGAATGACGCTGATCTTGTATGCACTGCAAGAAGGGAACGTCGGCATGGTTGCTCTATTATCTTCAACCACACCTATCATGTTACTGCCAATTCTATGGTTTTACACCAAGCAGAGGCCAAATGCCTACGCTTGGATCGGTGCCATTGTTGCAGTGGTCGGCACGGGTATTCTTGTCAGCTAA
- the frdA gene encoding fumarate reductase (quinol) flavoprotein subunit produces MKTITTDIAVIGAGGAGLRTAIAAAEANPELEVALISKVYPMRSHTVAAEGGSAAVIKDEDSLDNHFNDTVGGGDWLCEQDVVEYFVENATREMIQMEQWGCPWSRKENGEVNVRRFGGMKVERTWFAADKTGFHMLHTLFQTSMKYDTIKRFDEYFVVDLIVEEGEVQGLIAIHMSEGELVTIKAKSVVLATGGAGRVYHCNTNGGIVTGDGMAMAYRHGVPLRDMEFVQYHPTGLPGTGILMTEGCRGEGGIIVNKNGYRYLQDYGMGPETPVGEPKNKYMELGPRDKVSQAFWHEQQKGNTIKHPLGDVVHLDLRHLGEEYLQERLPFICELAKAYVNVDPAKEPIPIRPTVHYTMGGIETNGTCETRIKGLFAVGECASVGLHGANRLGSNSLAEFVVFGRVAGEEAVKRAAEFKGWNEESIAKQVKAVEDRIAGLLNQEGDENWADIRTEMGHTMEAGCGIYRQEDLMQETINKITELKARYKKISIKDKGKVFNTDLLYAIEVGYGLEVAEAMVHSAILRKESRGAHQRLDDNCTERDDVNFLKHSLSFYNEDAAPTIDYSGVKITKSQPKARLYGEAAEKAAAAEKAAEANKSAEAGAKKDEKSEEEQA; encoded by the coding sequence GTGAAGACAATTACCACAGATATCGCAGTCATCGGCGCAGGCGGCGCTGGTCTTCGTACAGCTATTGCTGCGGCTGAAGCTAATCCTGAACTGGAAGTAGCACTGATTTCTAAAGTTTACCCAATGCGTTCGCACACGGTAGCAGCAGAAGGCGGTTCAGCAGCGGTAATTAAAGACGAAGATAGCTTAGATAACCACTTCAACGATACTGTTGGCGGTGGCGACTGGCTATGTGAACAGGATGTTGTTGAATACTTTGTTGAAAACGCGACTCGCGAAATGATCCAAATGGAACAATGGGGCTGCCCATGGAGTCGTAAAGAAAACGGTGAAGTAAACGTACGCCGATTCGGCGGTATGAAGGTAGAGAGAACGTGGTTCGCAGCGGATAAGACGGGCTTCCACATGCTTCATACTCTGTTCCAGACTTCGATGAAGTACGACACAATCAAACGATTTGATGAGTACTTTGTGGTGGATTTGATCGTTGAAGAAGGCGAAGTACAAGGCCTTATCGCGATTCATATGTCTGAAGGTGAGCTTGTTACCATCAAAGCGAAATCTGTTGTTCTAGCAACAGGTGGCGCAGGCCGTGTTTACCACTGCAACACCAACGGCGGCATCGTAACGGGCGACGGTATGGCAATGGCTTATCGTCATGGTGTACCACTGCGTGATATGGAGTTCGTTCAATACCACCCAACAGGCCTTCCAGGTACTGGTATCTTGATGACCGAAGGTTGTCGTGGTGAAGGCGGTATCATCGTCAACAAGAACGGCTACCGTTACCTACAAGATTACGGCATGGGCCCTGAAACTCCAGTGGGCGAGCCGAAAAACAAATACATGGAACTGGGTCCTCGTGACAAAGTTTCTCAAGCATTCTGGCACGAGCAGCAAAAAGGCAACACCATCAAGCACCCGCTTGGTGATGTAGTACACCTTGACCTTCGCCACCTTGGTGAAGAGTACCTGCAAGAGCGTCTACCGTTTATCTGTGAGCTTGCAAAAGCCTACGTAAACGTCGATCCAGCAAAAGAACCAATCCCAATTCGTCCGACTGTTCACTACACCATGGGTGGTATTGAAACTAACGGTACTTGTGAAACTCGCATCAAAGGCCTATTCGCTGTTGGTGAATGTGCTTCTGTTGGCCTACACGGCGCAAACCGCCTAGGTTCTAACTCTCTGGCTGAGTTCGTAGTATTTGGCCGCGTAGCTGGTGAAGAAGCGGTGAAACGCGCTGCTGAATTCAAAGGCTGGAACGAAGAGTCTATCGCTAAGCAAGTTAAAGCGGTTGAAGATCGCATCGCAGGTCTACTAAACCAAGAAGGCGATGAGAACTGGGCTGATATCCGTACTGAAATGGGTCACACCATGGAAGCGGGTTGTGGTATCTACCGTCAAGAAGACTTGATGCAAGAGACCATCAACAAGATCACTGAACTGAAAGCGCGCTACAAGAAGATCAGCATTAAAGACAAAGGCAAAGTGTTCAACACTGACCTACTTTACGCTATCGAAGTGGGCTACGGCCTAGAAGTCGCAGAAGCGATGGTTCACTCTGCGATCCTTCGTAAAGAGTCTCGCGGTGCACACCAACGTCTAGACGACAACTGCACAGAACGTGATGACGTGAACTTCCTGAAACACTCTCTATCGTTCTACAACGAAGATGCAGCACCAACTATCGACTACAGCGGCGTGAAGATTACTAAATCTCAACCTAAAGCTCGTCTATACGGTGAAGCAGCAGAGAAAGCCGCTGCCGCTGAAAAAGCTGCAGAAGCTAATAAGTCTGCAGAAGCTGGTGCTAAAAAAGATGAGAAGAGCGAAGAGGAGCAAGCATAA